One Thermococcus kodakarensis KOD1 genomic window carries:
- a CDS encoding ABC transporter substrate-binding protein translates to MKKATAVALVAIFILGLFEAGYGLAAESLPRNETLYTANSAPPTNANPFTGGSVLGIDGLVFEPLFMFNFMTGELKPWLAESGKWVGDNVFEVKLRSGLKWQDGEPLTAEDVKFSYEYYEKIGLRNWGDLGLKEIKVVDDRTVQFIFDGTPNYQLWQLQMFFGWGQGALIVPKHVFENINPEDIPKMTFTGDEMKYLVGSGAYKLKEVVGQEKAILERNDDWWGVKVFGKPGPKYIVQLYVTDNNQAANMFIKGDLDVGTYYIDIVSAKQKNPKLVSWLDKYPYFPPVAPVLLYFNTKHAPLDNPKVRRAIAMAINPYQIVNQGPISDLPKEVPFGPGLLKKWGDKVGIDGLISQYGWKYGDVAGAIKLLDEAGVKDTDGDGIREYNGKPLKLKFVTCAGCNDWLQAGEIIANQLKAVGIEVEIEKGDWTNFFVKSLQNGDFDLALHWSGTFQPSAYAVFNMLLSKDGGANYGKYENPQVDQILAEFGKTVDENKEAQYIKQLCQIWLQDVPAVPVYMATLFYEANTEYWINWPNEKNPYGVPIFWTNYGTWGTALALLGVKPANAQEVSTTTTTTSETTTSKTPTSEKTNTGSGSTTSSSNGGGICGPAVVVGLAVIPLLLRRRR, encoded by the coding sequence ATGAAGAAAGCTACCGCGGTTGCCCTTGTGGCGATTTTCATTCTCGGCCTCTTCGAGGCTGGGTACGGTCTGGCCGCAGAGAGCCTGCCGAGGAACGAGACCCTCTACACTGCCAACAGTGCACCCCCAACGAACGCCAACCCCTTCACTGGAGGTTCGGTTCTTGGAATAGACGGCCTCGTCTTCGAGCCACTTTTCATGTTCAACTTCATGACGGGCGAGCTCAAGCCGTGGCTTGCCGAAAGCGGCAAGTGGGTTGGCGACAACGTCTTTGAGGTTAAACTTAGGTCGGGTCTGAAGTGGCAGGACGGCGAACCCCTAACTGCTGAAGACGTCAAGTTCTCCTATGAATACTATGAGAAGATCGGCCTTAGGAACTGGGGCGACCTTGGCCTCAAGGAGATAAAGGTCGTTGATGACAGGACGGTTCAGTTCATCTTCGACGGAACCCCTAACTACCAGCTCTGGCAGCTTCAGATGTTCTTCGGCTGGGGACAGGGTGCACTCATAGTCCCGAAGCACGTTTTCGAGAACATTAACCCCGAGGACATACCCAAGATGACCTTCACCGGCGATGAGATGAAGTACCTCGTCGGTTCTGGTGCCTACAAGCTCAAGGAGGTAGTCGGCCAGGAGAAGGCCATCCTCGAGAGGAACGACGACTGGTGGGGTGTTAAGGTATTTGGAAAGCCCGGACCGAAGTACATCGTCCAGCTCTACGTCACCGACAACAACCAGGCAGCGAACATGTTCATCAAGGGTGACCTCGACGTCGGTACATACTACATCGACATAGTCTCGGCCAAGCAGAAGAACCCCAAGCTCGTGAGCTGGCTCGACAAGTACCCCTACTTCCCGCCCGTTGCCCCCGTTCTCCTGTACTTCAACACCAAGCACGCTCCGCTCGACAACCCGAAGGTTAGAAGGGCAATAGCGATGGCCATCAACCCATATCAGATCGTCAACCAGGGTCCGATAAGCGACCTTCCGAAGGAGGTTCCCTTCGGCCCCGGTCTCCTCAAGAAATGGGGCGATAAGGTTGGTATCGACGGTCTCATCAGTCAGTACGGATGGAAGTACGGTGATGTTGCCGGGGCGATAAAGCTCCTCGATGAGGCTGGTGTCAAGGACACCGACGGCGATGGAATAAGGGAGTACAACGGCAAGCCGCTCAAGCTCAAATTTGTCACCTGTGCAGGTTGTAACGACTGGCTCCAGGCGGGTGAGATAATAGCCAACCAGCTCAAGGCCGTGGGGATTGAAGTCGAGATAGAGAAGGGAGACTGGACTAACTTCTTCGTTAAGAGCCTCCAGAACGGTGACTTCGACCTTGCGCTCCACTGGTCAGGCACCTTCCAGCCGAGCGCCTACGCCGTGTTCAACATGCTCCTCTCAAAGGACGGCGGTGCAAACTACGGAAAGTACGAGAACCCACAGGTCGATCAGATTCTAGCGGAGTTCGGAAAGACCGTGGATGAGAACAAGGAGGCCCAGTACATAAAGCAGCTCTGCCAGATATGGCTCCAGGACGTTCCTGCGGTTCCCGTTTACATGGCAACGCTCTTCTACGAGGCCAACACCGAGTACTGGATCAACTGGCCGAACGAGAAGAACCCCTACGGCGTTCCGATCTTCTGGACTAACTACGGCACATGGGGTACCGCCCTTGCGCTCCTCGGCGTCAAGCCCGCCAATGCTCAGGAGGTTTCGACAACTACAACCACGACCAGTGAGACAACCACCAGCAAAACCCCAACATCCGAAAAGACCAACACCGGTTCGGGCTCCACCACATCCTCAAGCAACGGCGGCGGCATCTGCGGCCCAGCGGTCGTGGTGGGACTGGCCGTGATTCCGTTGCTGCTGAGGAGACGCCGCTGA
- a CDS encoding ABC transporter permease yields the protein MASGGFRKYLMRKTFVYLITFLFAVTLNWLLPRLMPGNPIEGMMAQAGTGGSVNDALVRFYERLYGLDQPLWKQFLNFWSSLFHGDLGYSILYRAPVADIIKHALPYDIVILLPAIVLSWLVGNWLGALAGKNKMYDRYAMPVFYFLASMPYFWFAMLLVYVVGVELGWLPYQGAYDPSLVPSISLSFVGDFLKHWILPFLSLFTVMIGSWAIGMRNMIIYELEADYVRYLEALGGSERLLTKHAYRNAILPQVTGLALQLGLMVAGAIATEIVFNYPGIGVLIMNAALSQDYFLLQGAFLMVVIAVLLANFLIDIIYAFIDPRVRASYTEG from the coding sequence ATGGCCTCTGGTGGATTCAGAAAGTACCTCATGCGCAAAACCTTCGTGTACCTGATAACCTTCCTGTTCGCGGTCACGCTTAACTGGTTGCTCCCAAGGTTAATGCCCGGCAACCCGATAGAGGGCATGATGGCCCAGGCGGGCACAGGGGGCAGTGTTAACGATGCTCTGGTGCGGTTCTATGAGAGGCTTTACGGGCTCGATCAGCCTCTCTGGAAGCAGTTCCTAAACTTCTGGTCGAGCCTCTTCCACGGGGATCTGGGCTATAGCATACTCTACCGTGCCCCAGTCGCGGATATAATAAAGCACGCCCTCCCCTATGATATTGTAATCCTCCTGCCCGCGATCGTTTTGAGCTGGCTGGTCGGAAACTGGCTTGGTGCGCTTGCGGGTAAAAATAAGATGTATGACAGGTACGCCATGCCCGTTTTCTATTTCCTCGCGAGCATGCCCTACTTCTGGTTTGCCATGCTGCTGGTGTACGTTGTGGGGGTTGAGCTTGGATGGCTTCCCTACCAGGGGGCCTACGATCCAAGCCTCGTACCCTCGATTTCCCTGAGCTTTGTTGGCGACTTTCTGAAGCACTGGATACTGCCGTTCCTCAGCCTCTTCACGGTCATGATCGGAAGCTGGGCCATAGGAATGAGGAACATGATAATCTACGAGCTTGAGGCCGACTACGTCCGCTATCTTGAGGCCCTCGGCGGCAGTGAGAGACTCCTAACTAAGCACGCATACAGGAACGCAATACTCCCCCAGGTGACAGGACTGGCCCTCCAGCTGGGCCTCATGGTTGCTGGAGCTATAGCGACAGAGATAGTCTTCAACTACCCTGGGATAGGCGTTCTCATAATGAACGCGGCCCTGAGCCAGGACTACTTCCTCCTCCAAGGGGCGTTTCTAATGGTGGTCATAGCGGTTCTCCTGGCTAACTTTCTGATAGACATAATCTACGCCTTCATAGATCCGCGCGTCAGGGCCAGCTACACGGAGGGTTGA
- the bgaS gene encoding beta-galactosidase BgaS, translated as MREFAWGVVQSAFQFEMGDPLRRFIDTRTDWWHWVRDPLNIKNDLVSGHLPEDGINNYGLYEIDHQLAKDMGLNAYQITVEWSRIFPCPTYGVEVDFERDSYGLIKRVKITKETLHELEEIANAKEVEHYREVLKNLKELGFSTFVTLNHQTQPIWLHDPIHVRENFEKARAKGWVDERAILEFAKFAAFVAWKLGDLVDFWATFDEPMVTVELGYLAPYVGWPPGILNPKAAKAVIINQLVGHARAYEAVKTFSDKPVGIILNIIPAYPRDPNDPKDVKATENYDLFHNRIFLDGVNEGKVDLDFDGNYVKIDHLKRNDWIGNNYYTREVIRYTEPKYEELPIINFVGTEGYGYSSEPNSVSKDNNPTSDFGWECFPQGMYDSIMIGNEYRKPIYITENGIADSRDLLRPRYIKEHVEKMFEAIQAGADVRGYFHWALTDNYEWAMGFKIKFGLYEVDPISKQRIPRPRSVETYKKIVREGLP; from the coding sequence ATGAGGGAGTTTGCATGGGGCGTTGTCCAGTCGGCGTTTCAGTTTGAGATGGGAGATCCATTGAGGAGGTTTATAGACACTCGGACGGACTGGTGGCACTGGGTCCGCGATCCGCTCAACATAAAGAACGACCTCGTGAGCGGGCACCTGCCCGAGGACGGCATAAACAACTACGGCCTCTATGAGATAGACCATCAGCTTGCAAAGGATATGGGACTGAACGCCTATCAGATAACGGTTGAGTGGAGCAGAATCTTTCCGTGTCCGACTTATGGAGTTGAAGTGGACTTCGAGAGGGACTCATACGGACTCATAAAAAGAGTGAAGATCACAAAGGAAACCCTCCACGAGCTTGAGGAAATCGCGAACGCAAAGGAAGTCGAGCACTACAGAGAGGTTCTCAAAAACCTAAAGGAACTCGGCTTTTCAACTTTCGTAACCCTAAACCACCAGACGCAGCCGATATGGCTCCACGATCCAATCCATGTGAGGGAAAACTTTGAAAAAGCAAGGGCTAAGGGATGGGTCGACGAGAGGGCCATCCTTGAGTTCGCCAAGTTCGCCGCTTTTGTTGCCTGGAAGCTTGGGGATCTAGTCGACTTCTGGGCAACCTTCGACGAGCCAATGGTTACGGTTGAGCTTGGCTACCTCGCTCCCTACGTCGGATGGCCGCCGGGGATACTTAACCCGAAGGCAGCTAAAGCAGTTATCATCAACCAGCTCGTTGGACACGCAAGGGCCTACGAGGCAGTTAAAACCTTCTCAGACAAGCCCGTCGGAATAATACTCAACATAATCCCCGCTTACCCCCGCGACCCCAACGACCCTAAGGACGTTAAGGCAACGGAGAACTACGATCTCTTCCACAACAGGATATTCCTCGATGGAGTCAACGAAGGGAAGGTTGATCTTGATTTCGATGGGAACTATGTCAAAATCGATCACTTGAAGAGAAACGACTGGATCGGCAACAACTACTACACCAGGGAGGTCATTAGGTACACGGAACCCAAATACGAGGAGCTCCCGATAATAAACTTCGTGGGGACCGAAGGGTACGGTTACTCCTCGGAGCCTAACAGCGTCTCGAAGGACAACAACCCCACGAGCGACTTTGGCTGGGAGTGCTTCCCGCAAGGAATGTACGATTCGATAATGATAGGAAACGAATACAGGAAGCCGATATACATAACGGAGAACGGCATAGCCGATTCGAGAGATCTCCTAAGGCCGAGATATATAAAGGAGCATGTGGAGAAGATGTTCGAAGCAATTCAGGCTGGGGCCGATGTGAGGGGATACTTCCACTGGGCCCTGACCGACAACTACGAGTGGGCAATGGGTTTTAAAATCAAGTTCGGCCTCTATGAGGTTGATCCAATAAGCAAGCAGAGAATACCCCGCCCCAGAAGCGTGGAAACATACAAAAAGATAGTGCGGGAGGGATTACCTTGA
- a CDS encoding ABC transporter permease, with protein sequence MARRGRLDTVKIAFRNKKFVFGFSVLMFFIVFSLIGGLFTPFSGDGLYYERVPNTSIKVATYSTKVLPPMSNETLITYLGNRVEVTHLLGTDALGKDVYAQLVTGLRTSLWVAFLAAIIGTILGITIGFIAGYKGGWVDETLMMFTNIMLVIPSIVLLVLIAAYLSARSPEVQALIIGITGWPWVARAVRAQTLSLKEREFVSLAKLSAQGDLRIIFGEIMPNMVSYVFMAGILQFSGAILASATLDFIGLGPTTTVSLGTILQKAIAYNALQFGQWWWFIPPGLIITLIITALFFINLGMEEVFNPRLRRGGE encoded by the coding sequence ATGGCGAGAAGGGGCAGGCTTGACACGGTTAAAATAGCGTTCAGGAACAAGAAGTTCGTGTTCGGCTTCAGCGTGTTGATGTTCTTCATCGTTTTCTCGCTGATCGGGGGTCTGTTCACGCCCTTCAGCGGCGACGGTCTGTACTACGAAAGGGTACCGAACACGAGCATCAAAGTGGCAACGTACTCCACCAAGGTCCTCCCGCCCATGAGCAACGAGACGCTGATCACCTACCTCGGCAACAGGGTAGAAGTCACTCACCTCCTAGGTACGGATGCCCTTGGGAAGGACGTTTACGCCCAGCTGGTCACGGGCCTTAGAACGAGCCTCTGGGTGGCCTTCCTGGCGGCTATAATAGGAACGATCCTTGGGATAACCATCGGGTTCATAGCGGGATACAAGGGTGGCTGGGTCGATGAGACGCTCATGATGTTCACCAACATAATGCTCGTTATACCCTCTATAGTCCTGCTCGTCCTAATCGCCGCCTACCTCTCCGCCAGAAGTCCAGAGGTCCAGGCCTTGATAATAGGAATAACGGGATGGCCGTGGGTTGCCAGGGCCGTTAGGGCGCAGACCCTCTCGCTCAAGGAGAGGGAGTTCGTCAGCCTCGCGAAGCTGAGCGCCCAGGGTGATCTCAGGATAATCTTCGGCGAGATAATGCCCAACATGGTATCCTACGTCTTCATGGCCGGGATACTGCAGTTCAGCGGTGCCATACTGGCCAGTGCGACCCTCGACTTCATCGGCCTCGGACCGACGACAACGGTATCCCTCGGAACGATACTCCAGAAGGCGATAGCCTACAACGCCCTCCAGTTCGGGCAGTGGTGGTGGTTCATACCGCCGGGGCTCATCATAACCTTGATCATAACGGCGCTGTTCTTCATCAACCTCGGTATGGAGGAAGTGTTCAATCCGAGGCTCAGGAGGGGTGGCGAATGA
- a CDS encoding type II toxin-antitoxin system VapC family toxin, with the protein MTLPDSILFDATALIKMHTASRRRLLEVTLAKFNVFVPIISVYKYLVSKAYINRNVEDEFRILNEIYTILPLTEEIVLHGAKIEAKLLKKGLRLDVDDILTGTFAIKHRMLLVTADPERYRALTEFGLDVMELDHFLREVERIVASSLS; encoded by the coding sequence ATGACCCTGCCCGACAGCATACTCTTCGATGCGACGGCACTGATAAAAATGCATACAGCTAGCAGGAGGCGGCTTTTGGAGGTCACGCTGGCAAAGTTCAACGTCTTCGTTCCGATAATCTCAGTTTACAAGTACTTAGTCTCCAAAGCCTACATAAACCGCAACGTTGAGGACGAGTTCAGAATCCTCAACGAAATATACACAATCCTCCCCCTCACGGAGGAGATAGTACTCCACGGGGCAAAGATCGAGGCAAAGCTCCTCAAAAAGGGCCTAAGGCTGGACGTTGACGACATCCTCACAGGGACGTTTGCCATAAAGCACAGGATGCTGTTAGTGACGGCGGATCCAGAGAGGTACAGGGCGTTGACCGAGTTTGGACTGGACGTTATGGAGCTCGACCACTTCCTAAGAGAGGTGGAGAGGATAGTGGCCTCCAGCCTGTCTTAG
- a CDS encoding ABC transporter ATP-binding protein has translation MSEPLVRVEHLTRVFTSGFISGFQIKAVDDVSFNIREGEIISLVGESGSGKTTIGRIILRLLPPTSGRILFKGEDIMKFNKKQLKSYYKQVQAVFQDPFASFNPVYPVDRAFDMIFDSFFPDLSHGEREELIAKALEDVGLNPDEVLGKYPHQFSGGQLQRILIARALLVEPSLLVADEAVSMLDASTRIDVLNLLGDVRDRLGTSVLFVTHDLALGYYISDTTLIMYRGRLVEFGDTERVFKNPLHPYTRMLLESVPDLNVKWEFKGEIRPEAEERSVYEIGGCNYAPRCPFATEKCWKVRPQVVEVEKNHWVACHLHGGE, from the coding sequence ATGAGTGAGCCTCTCGTCAGGGTTGAACACTTAACTCGGGTGTTTACATCGGGATTCATCAGTGGTTTTCAGATCAAGGCCGTTGACGATGTTAGCTTCAACATCCGGGAGGGTGAAATAATATCCCTCGTGGGGGAAAGCGGCAGCGGAAAAACCACGATCGGAAGAATAATACTTCGCCTCCTTCCTCCGACATCTGGAAGGATTCTGTTCAAAGGAGAGGACATCATGAAATTTAACAAGAAACAGCTTAAGTCCTACTACAAGCAGGTACAAGCTGTATTCCAAGATCCCTTTGCAAGTTTCAACCCGGTCTATCCAGTTGACAGAGCCTTTGACATGATTTTTGACTCGTTCTTTCCGGACCTAAGTCACGGGGAGAGGGAGGAGCTGATCGCAAAGGCTCTGGAGGACGTTGGTCTCAACCCCGATGAGGTTCTCGGCAAATATCCCCACCAGTTCAGCGGCGGTCAGCTCCAACGCATTTTAATAGCCCGCGCCCTTCTAGTCGAGCCTTCCCTTCTGGTCGCGGATGAAGCCGTTTCAATGCTCGACGCGAGCACGAGAATAGACGTTCTGAACCTCCTGGGGGATGTCAGGGACAGACTTGGGACTTCGGTTCTTTTCGTTACTCATGATTTGGCCCTCGGTTACTACATTAGCGATACGACCCTGATAATGTATAGGGGGCGTTTAGTGGAGTTTGGGGACACTGAGAGGGTCTTCAAGAATCCGCTTCACCCGTACACCAGAATGCTTCTGGAAAGCGTTCCCGACCTCAACGTAAAATGGGAATTCAAGGGTGAAATTCGGCCTGAGGCGGAGGAAAGGAGCGTTTACGAGATAGGGGGATGTAACTACGCTCCCCGCTGCCCTTTTGCAACCGAGAAGTGCTGGAAAGTTAGGCCCCAGGTCGTTGAAGTTGAGAAGAACCACTGGGTTGCCTGCCACCTTCACGGGGGTGAGTGA
- a CDS encoding PIG-L deacetylase family protein — protein MVFEEFNNFDEAFSALLSKLDFKINEPFNDVKKVLCIEPHPDDCAIGLGGTIKKLTDSGIDVVYLLLTDGSMGTTDGEVSGHELALRRLEEEKRSAEILGVKKIHALDFGDTELPYTREVRKEIVTVIRKERPGIVLMPDPWLPYEGHPDHRHAGFLGIEAVSFAGLPNFNRSDLIAGLDPHSIQAVGFYYTHKPNYFVDISDVMEVKLRAVRTHESQFPEDVWELWEPYLRTIALYYGKMSGHRYAEGIRFVPGIFLHICPFAHVI, from the coding sequence ATGGTGTTTGAGGAGTTCAACAATTTTGACGAAGCTTTCTCTGCTCTGCTGAGCAAACTCGACTTCAAGATCAACGAGCCCTTTAATGACGTGAAAAAAGTCCTCTGCATAGAGCCGCATCCGGACGACTGTGCCATCGGACTCGGCGGCACGATAAAGAAGCTCACCGATTCGGGAATAGATGTCGTCTATCTCCTCCTCACAGACGGCTCAATGGGAACAACCGATGGAGAAGTCTCCGGGCACGAGCTGGCCCTTAGGAGACTTGAGGAAGAGAAGAGAAGCGCCGAGATCCTTGGAGTTAAGAAGATACATGCCCTTGACTTTGGCGACACGGAGCTTCCCTACACGCGGGAGGTCAGAAAGGAGATAGTTACCGTGATAAGAAAGGAAAGGCCCGGGATCGTTTTGATGCCAGACCCGTGGCTTCCCTACGAGGGCCACCCTGATCACAGGCATGCAGGTTTTCTCGGAATTGAAGCTGTCAGCTTCGCGGGCCTTCCGAACTTCAACCGCTCCGACTTAATCGCGGGTCTTGACCCCCACAGCATACAGGCCGTTGGCTTCTACTACACCCACAAACCCAACTACTTCGTTGATATAAGTGATGTCATGGAGGTTAAGCTCAGGGCCGTTAGGACACACGAGAGCCAGTTCCCGGAGGATGTGTGGGAGCTTTGGGAGCCCTACTTGAGAACGATAGCTTTGTACTATGGAAAAATGAGTGGACACAGGTATGCAGAAGGAATAAGGTTCGTTCCTGGCATCTTCCTGCACATATGTCCGTTCGCGCACGTTATCTGA
- the glmD gene encoding glucosamine-6-phosphate deaminase: protein MHATLREIKRTPEGIKTAQRAFEEFVTNSDFLLPREVVYTGCGSSHFLSQPLAMATTRLGGRGVALPCSELLYSREYYPVGKPELLVSISRSGETTEAVKALESLDVPKFALTAYESTLSRKADYALIVPTHEESVVMTHSFTAFYFAFLQLLNASFGLETYDAEMTSELTREALKNEGYIREITGEFDFRNVIFLGSGILYPIALEAMLKMKEMALFWSEAYQTFEVRHGFKSVADEGTLVVLLVNEPFDWHEKLTKEFQGQGARVLTIGNGDTGADYFIDLPKVDELLTPILHLPIIQLLSYYKAIKRGLNPDQPRFLSKVVKW, encoded by the coding sequence ATGCACGCAACGCTTAGAGAAATTAAGAGAACTCCCGAGGGGATAAAAACAGCCCAGAGGGCCTTTGAGGAGTTCGTAACCAATAGCGACTTCCTGTTACCGAGAGAAGTGGTCTACACTGGTTGTGGCAGTTCCCACTTCCTGTCGCAGCCGCTGGCCATGGCAACCACCCGCCTTGGGGGCAGGGGAGTGGCCCTCCCCTGCTCCGAACTTCTTTATTCGAGGGAGTACTACCCTGTTGGGAAGCCCGAGCTTTTGGTTTCAATATCGCGCTCAGGAGAGACGACCGAGGCCGTAAAGGCCCTTGAATCCTTGGACGTTCCGAAATTTGCCCTGACAGCCTACGAGAGCACGCTGTCGAGGAAAGCGGACTACGCCCTCATAGTCCCCACCCACGAGGAGAGCGTCGTCATGACCCACTCTTTTACGGCCTTCTACTTCGCCTTCCTCCAGCTTCTCAACGCCTCCTTCGGCCTGGAAACCTACGATGCTGAAATGACTTCAGAACTGACGAGGGAAGCCCTAAAGAACGAGGGCTATATACGGGAGATAACTGGGGAGTTTGACTTCAGGAACGTCATATTCCTCGGATCGGGTATCCTTTACCCAATAGCCCTCGAAGCGATGCTTAAGATGAAGGAGATGGCACTCTTCTGGAGCGAGGCTTACCAGACCTTCGAGGTCAGGCACGGCTTCAAGTCGGTTGCCGACGAGGGAACCCTAGTTGTCCTTCTGGTTAACGAACCCTTCGACTGGCACGAGAAGCTTACGAAGGAATTCCAGGGGCAGGGAGCTAGGGTTCTGACGATAGGCAACGGAGATACTGGAGCGGACTACTTCATCGATCTTCCCAAAGTCGATGAACTGCTCACTCCAATCCTCCATCTTCCGATTATTCAGCTTCTCTCATACTATAAAGCCATCAAGAGGGGCCTGAACCCTGATCAGCCCCGCTTTCTCAGTAAGGTCGTAAAGTGGTGA
- a CDS encoding ABC transporter ATP-binding protein codes for MTAILDVRNLKVYYRTPMGFVKAVDGVSFDVRKGEVFGIAGESGCGKSTLVHSLILRKPPMIHMGGEAIFKGRDLMKLSKEEERKIKYTELSIIPQYAMNALNPTKKIKDIVWDLAREHGAEDREEVEKLLRERLRMVKLSDKVADMYPVELSGGMRQRATMVVSTLMNPDLLIADEITSALDVTTQRVVLELLHYFMKEGIVKSIIFVTHDLALLDKIADRVMVLYAGKVAEIGPTEEIIDSPAHPYTSLLIESLPKIGVHYKRAKLKGIPGTPISLLNPPKGCRFYPRCPYAMEVCQRVEPGVFSVGDDHIVACHLYGGEKNE; via the coding sequence ATGACGGCAATTCTTGACGTTAGGAACCTTAAAGTCTACTACAGGACTCCAATGGGCTTCGTCAAGGCCGTTGATGGGGTTTCCTTTGACGTTAGGAAGGGTGAGGTTTTCGGAATAGCAGGAGAGAGTGGGTGCGGCAAATCCACCCTCGTTCACTCCCTTATCCTCAGAAAACCCCCCATGATCCATATGGGAGGAGAGGCGATCTTCAAGGGAAGAGACCTCATGAAGCTGAGCAAGGAAGAAGAACGTAAAATAAAGTACACTGAGCTCTCGATAATTCCCCAGTATGCCATGAACGCTCTGAATCCAACTAAGAAGATCAAGGACATAGTCTGGGATTTGGCGAGGGAACACGGGGCAGAGGACAGGGAGGAGGTCGAGAAACTCCTCAGGGAGAGGCTTAGGATGGTCAAACTCAGTGATAAGGTTGCGGACATGTACCCAGTGGAGCTGTCCGGTGGAATGAGGCAAAGGGCAACTATGGTAGTCTCAACCCTCATGAATCCCGACTTGCTCATCGCCGACGAGATTACTTCAGCGCTTGACGTTACAACTCAGAGGGTCGTTCTCGAACTCCTCCACTACTTCATGAAGGAGGGCATCGTCAAGTCCATCATCTTCGTCACCCACGACCTGGCACTGCTGGATAAGATAGCGGACAGGGTGATGGTCCTCTACGCCGGTAAGGTTGCAGAGATCGGGCCTACAGAGGAAATAATAGACTCTCCAGCACATCCATACACCTCCCTTCTCATTGAGTCCTTGCCTAAGATAGGCGTGCACTACAAGCGGGCAAAGCTGAAGGGCATTCCAGGTACGCCAATCAGCCTCCTCAACCCGCCAAAGGGTTGCCGCTTCTATCCAAGGTGCCCCTACGCCATGGAGGTCTGCCAAAGGGTCGAACCGGGGGTATTCAGTGTTGGTGATGACCACATAGTGGCCTGCCATCTCTATGGAGGTGAGAAAAATGAGTGA